The following proteins are encoded in a genomic region of Balaenoptera ricei isolate mBalRic1 chromosome 14, mBalRic1.hap2, whole genome shotgun sequence:
- the LOC132348030 gene encoding uncharacterized protein LOC132348030 isoform X2, translated as MDMEQETLFGPNHRSKATLRCPMTQCYRLQLVAGELASPRGSRFGGSCGMELVHRQSNPRGRPGRGAAHAVNRRAELLGLSSHPGSRGECAITTGGSPDWGVQEHVASPSCAEPSATGTATPPSSQNSPQSPQHYLCKLGTAVTLVVQTRSWRDREAAIPVQPWICQMKISPDTALTTSLKKQDPATQTGLTHSLQCQFLPTPDEQPSSKCGNSNNPRSESQNFLVCAAVKFEINLDFKRSKSELSSSLVMWLCDTEDKKRNFK; from the exons tGCTACAGACTGCAGCTTGTGGCCGGTGAGTTGGCAAGCCCCAGAGGGTCTCGGTTCGGCGGGAGCTGTGGGATGGAACTAGTGCATCGGCAGAGCAACCCAAGGGGGCGGCCAGGTCGGGGGGCAGCACATGCAGTGAACCGCCGTGCAGAACTCCTGGGGCTCTCTTCCCACCCGGGGAGCCGGGGAGAGTGCGCCATCACGACAGGAG GAAGCCCAGACTGGGGTGTGCAGGAGCACGTGGCCTCTCCTTCCTGCGCTGAGCCGAGCGCGACTGGCACAGCTACCCCTCCGAGCTCGCAAAACTCACCACAGAGTCCCCAACACTAC CTCTGCAAGCTAGGAACAGCCGTGACCCTCGTCGTACAGACAAGAagctggagagacagagaggctgCGATTCCAGTGCAG CCCTGGATATGTCAGATGAAGATCTCACCAGACACGGCCCTAACAACCTCTCTGAAGAAGCAAGATCCAGCTACACAGACAGGACTGACACACAGCCTTCAGTGTCAGTTCCTTCCCACCCCTGATGAGCAGCCAAG CTCAAAATGTGGAAATTCCAACAACCCACGCTCAGAAAGCCAGAACTTTCTTGTGTGTGCAGCAGTAAAATTTGAGATAAACCTTGATTTCAAGAGGTCGAAATCTGAGCTATCTTCATCTCTTGTCATGTGGCTTTGTGATacagaagacaaaaaaagaaatttcaagtaA
- the LOC132348030 gene encoding uncharacterized protein LOC132348030 isoform X1 — MDMEQETLFGPNHRSKATLRCPMTQCYRLQLVAGELASPRGSRFGGSCGMELVHRQSNPRGRPGRGAAHAVNRRAELLGLSSHPGSRGECAITTGGSPDWGVQEHVASPSCAEPSATGTATPPSSQNSPQSPQHYQLCKLGTAVTLVVQTRSWRDREAAIPVQPWICQMKISPDTALTTSLKKQDPATQTGLTHSLQCQFLPTPDEQPSSKCGNSNNPRSESQNFLVCAAVKFEINLDFKRSKSELSSSLVMWLCDTEDKKRNFK; from the exons tGCTACAGACTGCAGCTTGTGGCCGGTGAGTTGGCAAGCCCCAGAGGGTCTCGGTTCGGCGGGAGCTGTGGGATGGAACTAGTGCATCGGCAGAGCAACCCAAGGGGGCGGCCAGGTCGGGGGGCAGCACATGCAGTGAACCGCCGTGCAGAACTCCTGGGGCTCTCTTCCCACCCGGGGAGCCGGGGAGAGTGCGCCATCACGACAGGAG GAAGCCCAGACTGGGGTGTGCAGGAGCACGTGGCCTCTCCTTCCTGCGCTGAGCCGAGCGCGACTGGCACAGCTACCCCTCCGAGCTCGCAAAACTCACCACAGAGTCCCCAACACTAC CAGCTCTGCAAGCTAGGAACAGCCGTGACCCTCGTCGTACAGACAAGAagctggagagacagagaggctgCGATTCCAGTGCAG CCCTGGATATGTCAGATGAAGATCTCACCAGACACGGCCCTAACAACCTCTCTGAAGAAGCAAGATCCAGCTACACAGACAGGACTGACACACAGCCTTCAGTGTCAGTTCCTTCCCACCCCTGATGAGCAGCCAAG CTCAAAATGTGGAAATTCCAACAACCCACGCTCAGAAAGCCAGAACTTTCTTGTGTGTGCAGCAGTAAAATTTGAGATAAACCTTGATTTCAAGAGGTCGAAATCTGAGCTATCTTCATCTCTTGTCATGTGGCTTTGTGATacagaagacaaaaaaagaaatttcaagtaA